The genomic stretch tataagaGAATTATAAATGATTGAATTACTATAAGAGTATAAAATAGCTTTGTTACATACCTCTTTAATTGTGCTTGTCTAGCTATTCGTTTTGTAGTTTTTGTTTTGCGTGAAATGCTATTGCAAGAACCTTCTGTTACTGTAGCCTTGTGCATGCATGATGTTGACACTGCTGTTGTTTTTGTATCATCATCTGATAAACTATCATCTGTTAAACAAAAAatggatataaaatataagaaataaagttttctTATGTTCACATAGTTGTAGTACTCAATGTCTTATTCATACCTGAAACTTGTGTAGTAGGAATGGTGTAAGTAAGGGGTGGTGGTGGAATTGGTGGCGGATTTTCATTTAGGAAATTTCTTGTGAGCATACCCTCGCACATACTTTTTGGTCTAGTGTTAGTCTTTGGCGATAAGACTTTATCAAGCTGAAAAAAGATATACTATAACATTGGTTTCTTGTTATTgctttgataaatataaaaagaattagtttaattctgataattaaaataatgtaaacaattttaatattggaaataaaaattataataaacttcaCTATTGGAGTACATTGAACAagctttcaaaatttcatggTATGAAAATGCAGTTACaagatacaaatataaatatctgcaCACTACATAATTTAGCAacttaatttgataaattaattaataaagaaatagtcTACTCTGTATATAGTAGGAATATAGTAGAGAATATAGTAACTATCAAATAAGCTACCCAGCCACCTGTTTTTCAATAGTATTTTCTTAATACCTATATGTTAGATACAACTTGATTAAAGCacactaaaaaagaaaaacgaacatACTGAAATGGCAATTTATGTGTGTGATAAAAGTTACCATGCTTATTTATAGGGCAGATTATTACTACGAGGATTCAACAACAgtacaatataaaacaattccATGTAGCTTATGCCAATCAATATGTTACCCCTTCAAAGCAGACGAGAAAAGGCGgcaaacgaaaataaaatcatagtACCTGCACGATATACAATAGCGAATACAAATAGTGGCATAAGAAAGCTAATACTGGAAAAATTAGTATCAATGACTTATGAGTTGCTTACATCTGACCCTTCCGAATACGATTTATATAACTGAAACATTTCAGAATCCAATTAGTTAAGAGATACTGGAGAATACGTACACTCTATACAATAGAAGGAATGTAGAGAGACTAGTATGAAGAAGAAATAGGATATACATACTTTGCCTTTTGTTTTTGACGTCAGACGGAACATAGATAATTTGTCTTTTTGATTGGACGGCGAAGGAGAAGATTCTTTCTTGAAGAAGAAATCTGACACTGCTTGGATGAtactctttcttctttctggaTCTTTTGTCTTTTGCTTCTTATCTCTTTTTACAACGGCAACAGAATTATTTGACTTTGGAAAATCAGCGTGTAACAGTTCATCCATTGATTTTGCATTGGCAGCAGATAAGCCAGTAAAATTTATTGCCTCTTCTACAGCTTTCATATTGTCTGTACTCTTGCTCGTTTGCAATTTTAATCCAGTCTTGTTTGCTCCAGAACTGTAGAGTCTCATGCGAGGTTCATGTATTTCTTCTTTagtttttttctcttccatgGAAAGTTGTCTTCGTGCGACTTTCATTCTCAgctctttaattttatcttctgGACTGAGACCTAGATCTTCGTCACTCTTTAGTCTCGCTCTTTCCCTTGCATCTTGTCTTGCCTTCTCTGCTGTCCTCTTTGCTTCCTCGTGTTTCAATCTTGGAGGTGCGACCGGAGTtctaaagttttctttctcattACCTATTTTAGTTAATGTGGTATTTTCAGAGGATTGAATGTCATTCTTATTAGTTTCTTCACTCGTAGTTTTTCCTATCTCTGTTTTCCAAGGCAATTGCTGTGACTCATAAGATGTTTCACTTTCTACAGACTTTTTGATTTCAGCAGAAGTAGTATGCAAGGGACTATTTTCAGGTGTTACTATAGATGTAGGCACGAATTTATTAATCAGTGAAACATTAGGAATGGACGGTCTTATCGGCGATAGAGTTGGAGTTGAATTGAACGACGAAGCTCTAGCAGCTCTTCTTGCTTTCTTTTCTGCAGACTTTTGCTTATGAGCTTCCACTTTATCCATTAATAAATCTTGTATTACATTCTTTTGCTTGGATCTTTCTCTGGTAATTTCTTCCAATTTCCTAGAGGTAGCTGGTGAATTAAAGCTGTTATTTATCGTCGTTTCCTGATTCTTGATTTCTTCTGCTATCATCTCAGCGGCACGAGATTGCAGAGAGCTTTTGGAGTTCTTTCTCTTCGATTTTCTGACATCTATAGAGTCTTTGGCATTGCTAAATTCTGCGATTCTAGATTGTAAACGTTTCACATATTCCAGATAGTCAGGATTGCTTGAATCAGCTGTTATtttagtttcttcttcttgctcAGGTTCCTTTTGAGTTTGACTCGGAACTATTGAAACTTGTGGATTCACGGGACTAGCAAGAATAGTGACTACTTCACTAGTAGTGGTATCTTCAGCTGGTTCAACGATAAGCAAACTATCTTCCTCCATTGATTGGaacaattctttatttattgctTCCGTGATAGATTGATCCTCCTGAACAGAATTTGATTTTGTTCCTACGTTTGATTTAGTATTATTCTCGGATTTATTTATAGCACCGTTTAGCTTATTCATAACATCATCCATGGTAACTGGATTTATTTCTATCACGTTTCTGTCGTTATAAGCTTCTTCCTCTGAGCACGAATCATTCTCTACTTCTAATTTTGCGATAGGAGCAtcggtaattaatttatctcgTGAACTTGTAAGCATTGGTGAGCTCTTAATGTTTACGAATTCTATATATCCTCTATTCTTGAGCATAACAGTATTAGAAGCATCTTGCAAACTATCATCCAGGAGTGATTCGTTATCTGTGTCcataaaatctatattttcaCCGTTAGCTAAAAGTTTCGAGGTATTATTAATAGGAACATCTATCTGTTTGTCAAGCTTCGAAAAATCCAAGTCCATATCTGTTAAATCTTCTTGTTTAGCTATCGTAATTGGAGTATGACCTGCTTTCGAAGCATCTGATAATGTAGGTTTCCGCCTTGTGGTTATAAATTCTGGATTAATATTGAACTCAACATCTCGTAGATCATCTGAGACAATGACCTCACCATCACGAGCCCATTCTGAAAATTCTGTTTCCGTAAGGGCAGCTGTAGTAATGTCATTTTCTTCAGAATCATCATGTTTATTGGAAATTGCAGAATTTATCGATGTAGGAGTACTGCAATTGCTAATGCTCTTCTTGCCATCATCCTGCAATTCTAACTGCTCAATCTCATTCTTTACTATCTCTAGCTCCATTGAAGTTTTATTCATGGAAGATATTGGAGCAGGAACTGCAGTGTTCATCTTAGTATTCAACTCCTTGTCACGTAAAAATGAACACTCTATGGAATCTGGTTCGAATGACTGGCCATCATCAAAGTCTTTACATTTGTTAGCTTCCTCGTCTAGCAACAGATCTCCATCTGTACTGTGAATTTGTAAACGCGGTGGAGACAAATTTACAGCAGGTGATTGATCCTGCGGTTCATCTTCTGCTTCACCATCGCCGGAAGATAAAGAATCGCTGTCTATGTCTGAATCTCCAGTACTGGCagtctctttcgtttcttccttgtTTTTACTCCAATCGACTTGGGGTACTATGATAGAGGTCTCATGCAAGGGACTTCGTGGTCGGAAACCATTATTTTCATCTGTGGTTACAGTAAAGTTGCTCTCTGTATTTTGAGAGTTTCGCgcattttctaatatttgtgAACTCTTAACTGTATGCAATTGACTAGATGCTACTTGTTCTTTCATAAGTTCTTTGTTCTCTATATCCTTGGATTCACCACAGACAATGTTAGGTGAagtttttgattttaatatactaGATTCTTTTACCAAATCTGGTAAGTGGGTTTTCGATATTTCAGGCAAAATTGTTGCTTTATAAATAGGACTATCGTTGTTTAATAAGTTCTGTGGGGAACGATTGGTATTGTATGGTTTTATCGGAGATGAAGAGAATATAGCTGTAGGTGATATAGGAGAAAGTTGAGTATTATTCGATCGCAATTTGCTCGTCCCCTGTAAGAATGCTTGCATCGTTGGACTTGGTTCCGGAGCGGGATTTAAGAGCTTTTGGTGCTGAGAAATAGCGTCTGTGAAATTTCTTAACTGAGTATCTACATTCGAAGCTGATCCTGACTTCATGACAGAACTACCAAAGGCTGTACTACCGAGTAAATACTTCCTTTTTAGCTCCAAAGATAATTTAGATGCAATACCTTCGGTAGAATGAGTGCGGTTCAATAAATAATCTCCTTTGCGTGGATTTATTAATGGAGCTACATTCGTATTATTGAATCCTAATAAATTCAGCTTACTCTCTTTCCCAAGATGAGAAGGATTTACATTATGATCCGTTTTTAATTGCGACTTCGCGACTTCTAAGTCTTTATCTTGTTTGATATTCCCATTAATTGATGAAATAACCTTGCTTTTTACTTGAACTTTCTTAGGCTCGACATAATTTCCCCTGGTTTTGCGGACATACGAATCGTTGATCGTAATTTCTGGAATCTCATGTTGCGTGGGAGTTGCACCATCGTGTTCGAATTCAGAGTCCGTCGATATTTCTGTAGCTGAATTTTCTTCGCTCTCTTCTGATGTACCTTCATTGGAGGCAACCTGTGAGATCACACATGGATTAATAGAATAgacgaatagaaatattatgaaCGTTAAATGttatcaaaaagaaaaaaagatttgtTTAGTGTATTAGTGAAACAATTAGTGGCAAGGAACATGATGCATTTGGTCAAATGAGtgttttgtagtattaataatattaagctTGTTAATTACTTTCATTACTAGAGTCCAATAAGAAATACTCTGGCGTcttacaaatgtatataaaaatatatgatgtTCCTAAGATATTAGTTACTAATACTCGCCCAATGTTTATTGTGAAACTGATCATGATAACCATATGAATTTGTCTAAAATGAGACAGtgagatttttaataaagtattgGCTGGtggtaatttcaaaattaatacaaattggTAAGAGAGTTACATTGCCAGTTTTAGCATGAACACTAAATCAAACACAAACAATTAATCAACTTGAGTCAcggttaatttaaaattagttcAATAGGTCACTCCATTCGTACATAAAGATGCTTTACCTTTTCTTCAACGGCTTTGGGTATTTTAATAAGATATACCATCAGCCAAGTATaagtaatatctttttttctttactttattAACATATCTCACACAATTTCCCTAAATGTAAatcagaaaattgaaaaacatatTGAAAACATACAGTAATCGTGTTTGAAGATTTGTTCATCATATGCACTCATATATGtggtttaaatattaatatatatgctAAGACACTATACATTTATCTTTCTTTGTTCTATCATTTTTAGGAGGTATAGATTTCATAGATTCACGCTTGTCAGAGTTTATTAATGGAGGAGACTTTGTGTGTTGAGAATGTTTATGTTCATCGCTAGTATTTCCTAATGTACTTATTGTTTTACTTATTTCACTATTACGATTTGCTGTTTCAGACGAATGTTTTAACTTATTAGTCCCTATATTTATCGCAttagtattaatatttgattcaACCAATCTCTCATTAATTGTAGCGGAACTTGATTTACAGGTAGAGTTACAGGTAGACTCTTCTAAAGAAGGTGGAACATTAGATTTTTGTTTTGAAGTTCTTCTTCTTATTGGAACATCAGGAGTAAATTGTGCATTGGATATGTCAAGCCTTATCGAAGAACTGAGTTCATGATGTCCATGTTTTCTATCTGGCCTTTTTGGAACTTCATCTGTTAGATTTGGTagaattgtattattatttgaatttatattctttacacGTTTTGGTACTTCAATGTTTTGTTCAACAATCTTAACTTTAGTAACTTGCTCATGTTCGACAGGTAAGGCTGTTAATTCAAAAGaagatttgtaatttttatataacgtatcatttctattaataatttctttccttctatTTAGAGTATTATCGCTTCTATGTACACTATCgtacttattatttttaatattattaaattgcatCGTCGACACTATCTGTTTTACATCAGGCTTCGTATTACTAGCAGAATGAGTTGCGTCATCTATTTTCTGTTCGTTTAATTTGTTTCCTAAGATATCATAATTTAAATGTGGAATCGACATTGCTTGTTGTACATTTTCGGGACCAAACTgcttatttgtttctttttcatagaATTCGATTACGAAAATATTGTTGAGTTGTGGAGTTATTTGTTCTGTACAAAGATCAGTTGTcacttcttttcttctttcatccaATTTAGACATTAACGTGTTACTGTTGGATTCTAATATTGCTTGTTCTGTACTTGTTTCCTGTATTTTGTGAGAACCAGTTGCCATACATTCATGTGACGTGATCTTTAAAATATCACTTATTAGTGGTGAGgccaatattttttctcctgCATTGATCGCATTATTAGaaggattaattattatattttcatttgatttaGCATCTAAGATGTTACTGACTCGTTGTGAAGGCAAAGATGTTTGTTCTGAATTGATTTCATTCGCAGGATGATCAATGACGATACTCTGCTTTTCTTTATGCACTTCAGTTTCTACAATGTTATTTAAAGtcatattttttccattagAAGGCAGCTCACGTTCTTCCGCTACATTTACATTATTTGTTACGTTTGATTGTTCATTTGTGTCTTCTAAATGCAATTTCGTAGATAGAGTATCCAAATGCAATTTAGATTCAATATCTTCAGTGTCAATCGAAGACATTTCCTCATTTTGTCGCTCTATCTCCTCAAATTCCTTAACAATGGCGTCAAcatcaatttcatttaattcgtCATGATTtatattgctattattttttgGACTTTCTGATCTTCTATAGTTTAATTCTTCAGAAGATTCTTGCTTCgttttttggaaatatttcattatgtCTTTCGTTTCAACTTTCGCAGATAGCTTCGGTTTAATATCTAATTcgacaattttaatatcaggCGATTTTTCGTTTTGAATACATGTAttttgatcttttattttttgttttcttacgtccgtgaaatatttattaatttttcttcgggCATTTTCAGTGGATAATGGTCGAAGTTCAGCCACTGGCATTTTATTCCTTGCTTTCCTTTGTCTTAAATCAcgttttaatttatcgaatgaaCTATTTCCGTCAGATTGAACCGCCTGATTGTTAGTTTTATTGGGCACTGTTAATTTGGCACTTTCAACAGATGTTTCTTCTAACGACTTTTCATTTGTCGGAGATGGCGAAGTAATAGTCACGATAGGAATTcgtttaatattctttatggataattttaatttattatcttttggCATATCGTCTGTCGATTTTATGTAGTTTTGTATACTCTCTGAATCGCAAGTTTCTGTATCTTCTGCGGTCATTTTGTCCTGACTATCGGacattaataattcatcatACAATGTTTCAGTTGATTTGTACATTTCATACGAGGAGGATGGCGACGAATCTCTACTACGGTTTGGAGAAGAAGTTATTAGATCCGGTAGTCTTTCCTTGAGGCTTAAAACTTCTTCGGTGTTAGGCTGCATTGTATTATTGTAACTAGTCTGACTAAATGGAATAGCATCTGGAAGCATAATTCCTGCAAACACTGTTTGCAGTTTTATGTTTGATGTACTAATTGTTTCAGATGTTTCGGGTGTAATGTCCAGGACAGGCATtactttattacttatttcATTATGACTAGAAACTACTGTTTGGGTTAATTCGCTACTAATACTTCCTATTTTgtctaaattttcattaacagaaattatttcattatttaattcattacTATCAATATCAGTAAGCTTAGAAATAACTTTATCACTTTCATTTGGTGATTCACTTTGGATTGCTTGATCGTTACCTAAATTTAAAACACAACTTTCATCTACTAAACTTTCATATTCTGAAATGCACTCATCCACATTATGTATATTGGAATTATTCTGTTCTATCGGATTAGAAACAATTACAgacgaatttaaatttacagtATCATTTTCCCTATTATctgataataaattacaagagGAATCAGGCAAATGAATTAAGCTTCCAGATGCTTTGCTTTGAGATGTGTTCTCTTCGCTATCAAACTTTACATCGTTTACTATTGGTTGATCTGTGTTTCCTATTAACGTATTAATTGTCAGTGTCTTTTTATCAGGcgatttttcaatatcttctGTACTGATTATATCTTGATCAACTTCACTATTATTCACGTCTATCTCTTGGggcgatataaaattatgagtTTGTATAGGAAGTATAAGAGATTCTTGAGTTATATTATCTATAGAATCTTGAGAAATTTTCACCTCCGTTTCCGAACCGGTGTCCGTATCGGAGCTACGGGTAGGATTCTTTAGCCAAAATTCCTGTCTTCTAAGCTCTCGAGCGCGTATGTCGTCTTCATCCTCCGTAGCTGTCGTACTTTCATCGtctgaataaaaatacaaatcaaGAAAGATAGTTATTTTCATAGTGATAAAGAGCGGAAGCGATCTAACGAAGAATCAAAGCTGTACCTTCGTTCGTGTATTCATCACTAGAATCTTCATATTCGTTGCTTCCAGTATCAGACTGTCCCATTGCAGCATGTGGATGAGAGTATCGTAGTGTCCAATTTTTGGCAAGTTCAAGAGTTCCTTCGGTTGTTAAGGGCTGATCTATCGCTTCTTCGTATACTTCGTTATCGTCATCCGAATCGCTGGTGAAACATTGATAAACCGTTTGAAAATCTGTTAtcatgttttttaattatatttatcgataaaatatctCACCTCATGTCTGAAATGTCATCGCTAGAACCCATTTCTGCGGTGGAAGCACCGAAATTTCTATCCGTCCATTCGTCTTCATCCATCTGACTTTGGGGTTCTTCAGCGTCTGATAT from Bombus pascuorum chromosome 2, iyBomPasc1.1, whole genome shotgun sequence encodes the following:
- the LOC132916255 gene encoding F-actin-monooxygenase Mical isoform X5 encodes the protein MEHQQGRKQTMNSAEVAKANEEFDLFCNATTLKSILGHFRNLCELLKIRPNTINQFYPKLKSKLRSWKALALWKKFDQRANHKCYNRGKACPNTRVLIIGGGPCGLRSAIEAQLLGAKVVVVEKRDRMSRNNVLHLWPFVIQDLRGLGAKKFFGKFCAGSIDHISIRQLQCILLKVALILGVEFHESVSFDSLIPPPENQEEGKIGWRAKTTPADHPVCQYEFDVLIGADGKRNTLEGFKRKEFRGKLAIAITANFINKRTEAEARVKEISGVAFIFNQKFFKELYHDTGIDLENIVYYKDDTHYFVMTAKKHSLINKGVILQDYPDTAKLLAKENVDREALMLYAREAAEFSTEYQMSGMEFAVNHYGQPDVAMFDFTSMYAAENASRILERRGHRLLMILVGDSLLEPFWPTGSGCARGFLSSLDACWAIKSWGANVSPLEVIAERESIYRLLGQTTPENLNRDYAAYTLDPHTRYPNLNVSSVTPIQVRGLVDTDDPDSIKQPPVQSEIDIPKKRRRRDLRGDSQVHPDTLLRWLQKQVALYDSVQIKDMGASFKNGLAICAIIHRYRPNLIDFHNLNPDDAITNNQLAFDILEKELSIPPIMTGEEMAQYDVPDKLAMFSYLTQIYEVFRGEIPYIKHPKLEPENEERPAHSKQLSQLTPDQKVQLIDRIVRQDSATRTRHSRSRHNENLNPADKKGDTISRRSRKRRSTEKMGATVEERQKRLADIEKNRAERMRRRQYLRNMATQQFYKSMQMLQANAKREKDEPFEDYSIFLYRQTAPDFKDRVKYLEQKILYPDREPKIHAGHHRNSIDEEFSGRIKSIEDKLKGSAPTEKKPRDLLRAIGKIEKTDWNVKEIEKKIEENKMGRTVRHDKVERVPKWSREQMCICFIQFLARQIKMEKKGRDQKETDSKYADIDNTLKNIDRKMKEGNVLGYNKVSAMAEQFSNKSQDAEPKVYKSNAKSTIALPAQGGSEMCHFCNKRVYLMERLSAEGKFFHRGCFRCEYCSTSLRIGNHTFDRDKSGGRFYCTQHFGFLGALKARADKKRVAVLNKENIPATPVHLKTPEKAKIPLEGVVGLDLLDRGQTPERIEFENLAGISDAEEPQSQMDEDEWTDRNFGASTAEMGSSDDISDMSDSDDDNEVYEEAIDQPLTTEGTLELAKNWTLRYSHPHAAMGQSDTGSNEYEDSSDEYTNEDDESTTATEDEDDIRARELRRQEFWLKNPTRSSDTDTGSETEVASNEGTSEESEENSATEISTDSEFEHDGATPTQHEIPEITINDSYVRKTRGNYVEPKKVQVKSKVISSINGNIKQDKDLEVAKSQLKTDHNVNPSHLGKESKLNLLGFNNTNVAPLINPRKGDYLLNRTHSTEGIASKLSLELKRKYLLGSTAFGSSVMKSGSASNVDTQLRNFTDAISQHQKLLNPAPEPSPTMQAFLQGTSKLRSNNTQLSPISPTAIFSSSPIKPYNTNRSPQNLLNNDSPIYKATILPEISKTHLPDLVKESSILKSKTSPNIVCGESKDIENKELMKEQVASSQLHTVKSSQILENARNSQNTESNFTVTTDENNGFRPRSPLHETSIIVPQVDWSKNKEETKETASTGDSDIDSDSLSSGDGEAEDEPQDQSPAVNLSPPRLQIHSTDGDLLLDEEANKCKDFDDGQSFEPDSIECSFLRDKELNTKMNTAVPAPISSMNKTSMELEIVKNEIEQLELQDDGKKSISNCSTPTSINSAISNKHDDSEENDITTAALTETEFSEWARDGEVIVSDDLRDVEFNINPEFITTRRKPTLSDASKAGHTPITIAKQEDLTDMDLDFSKLDKQIDVPINNTSKLLANGENIDFMDTDNESLLDDSLQDASNTVMLKNRGYIEFVNIKSSPMLTSSRDKLITDAPIAKLEVENDSCSEEEAYNDRNVIEINPVTMDDVMNKLNGAINKSENNTKSNVGTKSNSVQEDQSITEAINKELFQSMEEDSLLIVEPAEDTTTSEVVTILASPVNPQVSIVPSQTQKEPEQEEETKITADSSNPDYLEYVKRLQSRIAEFSNAKDSIDVRKSKRKNSKSSLQSRAAEMIAEEIKNQETTINNSFNSPATSRKLEEITRERSKQKNVIQDLLMDKVEAHKQKSAEKKARRAARASSFNSTPTLSPIRPSIPNVSLINKFVPTSIVTPENSPLHTTSAEIKKSVESETSYESQQLPWKTEIGKTTSEETNKNDIQSSENTTLTKIGNEKENFRTPVAPPRLKHEEAKRTAEKARQDARERARLKSDEDLGLSPEDKIKELRMKVARRQLSMEEKKTKEEIHEPRMRLYSSGANKTGLKLQTSKSTDNMKAVEEAINFTGLSAANAKSMDELLHADFPKSNNSVAVVKRDKKQKTKDPERRKSIIQAVSDFFFKKESSPSPSNQKDKLSMFRLTSKTKGKLYKSYSEGSDLDKVLSPKTNTRPKSMCEGMLTRNFLNENPPPIPPPPLTYTIPTTQVSDDSLSDDDTKTTAVSTSCMHKATVTEGSCNSISRKTKTTKRIARQAQLKRLRMAQEIQRKLEETEVKQRELESRGVSVEKALRGEGECSDREEADLLREWFDLMKERTELRRYEKELLVRAQEVQLEDRHERLQQELRERLADDDDKKTSADVKKEGEILTEMLEIVAKRDSLIALLEEERQRYQDEDRDLEAQMLAKGLRLTPIKKCGPKYSV
- the LOC132916255 gene encoding F-actin-monooxygenase Mical isoform X2; this encodes MRNTRWHEDDDEAKALAAGAASYQVVMEHQQGRKQTMNSAEVAKANEEFDLFCNATTLKSILGHFRNLCELLKIRPNTINQFYPKLKSKLRSWKALALWKKFDQRANHKCYNRGKACPNTRVLIIGGGPCGLRSAIEAQLLGAKVVVVEKRDRMSRNNVLHLWPFVIQDLRGLGAKKFFGKFCAGSIDHISIRQLQCILLKVALILGVEFHESVSFDSLIPPPENQEEGKIGWRAKTTPADHPVCQYEFDVLIGADGKRNTLEGFKRKEFRGKLAIAITANFINKRTEAEARVKEISGVAFIFNQKFFKELYHDTGIDLENIVYYKDDTHYFVMTAKKHSLINKGVILQDYPDTAKLLAKENVDREALMLYAREAAEFSTEYQMSGMEFAVNHYGQPDVAMFDFTSMYAAENASRILERRGHRLLMILVGDSLLEPFWPTGSGCARGFLSSLDACWAIKSWGANVSPLEVIAERESIYRLLGQTTPENLNRDYAAYTLDPHTRYPNLNVSSVTPIQVRGLVDTDDPDSIKQPPVQSEIDIPKKRRRRDLRGDSQVHPDTLLRWLQKQVALYDSVQIKDMGASFKNGLAICAIIHRYRPNLIDFHNLNPDDAITNNQLAFDILEKELSIPPIMTGEEMAQYDVPDKLAMFSYLTQIYEVFRGEIPYIKHPKLEPENEERPAHSKQLSQLTPDQKVQLIDRIVRQDSATRTRHSRSRHNENLNPADKKGDTISRRSRKRRSTEKMGATVEERQKRLADIEKNRAERMRRRQYLRNMATQQFYKSMQMLQANAKREKDEPFEDYSIFLYRQTAPDFKDRVKYLEQKILYPDREPKIHAGHHRNSIDEEFSGRIKSIEDKLKGSAPTEKKPRDLLRAIGKIEKTDWNVKEIEKKIEENKMGRTVRHDKVERVPKWSREQMCICFIQFLARQIKMEKKGRDQKETDSKYADIDNTLKNIDRKMKEGNVLGYNKVSAMAEQFSNKSQDAEPKVYKSNAKSTIALPAQGGSEMCHFCNKRVYLMERLSAEGKFFHRGCFRCEYCSTSLRIGNHTFDRDKSGGRFYCTQHFGFLGALKARADKKRVAVLNKENIPATPVHLKTPEKAKIPLEGVVGLDLLDRGQTPERIEFENLAGISDAEEPQSQMDEDEWTDRNFGASTAEMGSSDDISDMSDSDDDNEVYEEAIDQPLTTEGTLELAKNWTLRYSHPHAAMGQSDTGSNEYEDSSDEYTNEDDESTTATEDEDDIRARELRRQEFWLKNPTRSSDTDTGSETEVASNEGTSEESEENSATEISTDSEFEHDGATPTQHEIPEITINDSYVRKTRGNYVEPKKVQVKSKVISSINGNIKQDKDLEVAKSQLKTDHNVNPSHLGKESKLNLLGFNNTNVAPLINPRKGDYLLNRTHSTEGIASKLSLELKRKYLLGSTAFGSSVMKSGSASNVDTQLRNFTDAISQHQKLLNPAPEPSPTMQAFLQGTSKLRSNNTQLSPISPTAIFSSSPIKPYNTNRSPQNLLNNDSPIYKATILPEISKTHLPDLVKESSILKSKTSPNIVCGESKDIENKELMKEQVASSQLHTVKSSQILENARNSQNTESNFTVTTDENNGFRPRSPLHETSIIVPQVDWSKNKEETKETASTGDSDIDSDSLSSGDGEAEDEPQDQSPAVNLSPPRLQIHSTDGDLLLDEEANKCKDFDDGQSFEPDSIECSFLRDKELNTKMNTAVPAPISSMNKTSMELEIVKNEIEQLELQDDGKKSISNCSTPTSINSAISNKHDDSEENDITTAALTETEFSEWARDGEVIVSDDLRDVEFNINPEFITTRRKPTLSDASKAGHTPITIAKQEDLTDMDLDFSKLDKQIDVPINNTSKLLANGENIDFMDTDNESLLDDSLQDASNTVMLKNRGYIEFVNIKSSPMLTSSRDKLITDAPIAKLEVENDSCSEEEAYNDRNVIEINPVTMDDVMNKLNGAINKSENNTKSNVGTKSNSVQEDQSITEAINKELFQSMEEDSLLIVEPAEDTTTSEVVTILASPVNPQVSIVPSQTQKEPEQEEETKITADSSNPDYLEYVKRLQSRIAEFSNAKDSIDVRKSKRKNSKSSLQSRAAEMIAEEIKNQETTINNSFNSPATSRKLEEITRERSKQKNVIQDLLMDKVEAHKQKSAEKKARRAARASSFNSTPTLSPIRPSIPNVSLINKFVPTSIVTPENSPLHTTSAEIKKSVESETSYESQQLPWKTEIGKTTSEETNKNDIQSSENTTLTKIGNEKENFRTPVAPPRLKHEEAKRTAEKARQDARERARLKSDEDLGLSPEDKIKELRMKVARRQLSMEEKKTKEEIHEPRMRLYSSGANKTGLKLQTSKSTDNMKAVEEAINFTGLSAANAKSMDELLHADFPKSNNSVAVVKRDKKQKTKDPERRKSIIQAVSDFFFKKESSPSPSNQKDKLSMFRLTSKTKGKLYKSYSEGSDLDKVLSPKTNTRPKSMCEGMLTRNFLNENPPPIPPPPLTYTIPTTQVSDDSLSDDDTKTTAVSTSCMHKATVTEGSCNSISRKTKTTKRIARQAQLKRLRMAQEIQRKLEETEVKQRELESRGVSVEKALRGEGECSDREEADLLREWFDLMKERTELRRYEKELLVRAQEVQLEDRHERLQQELRERLADDDDKKTSADVKKEGEILTEMLEIVAKRDSLIALLEEERQRYQDEDRDLEAQMLAKGLRLTPIKKCGPKYSV